A genomic segment from Pseudomonas mendocina encodes:
- the nuoI gene encoding NADH-quinone oxidoreductase subunit NuoI, which produces MFKYIWDVLVGTGTQLRSLVMVFSHGFRKRDTLQYPEEPVYLPPRYRGRIVLTRDPDGEERCVACNLCAVACPVGCISLQKAETDDGRWYPEFFRINFSRCIFCGLCEEACPTTAIQLTPDFEMGEFKRQDLVYEKEDLLISGPGKNPDYNFYRVAGMAIAGKPKGAAQNEAEPINVKSLLP; this is translated from the coding sequence ATGTTCAAGTACATCTGGGACGTGCTGGTCGGTACCGGCACCCAACTGCGCAGCCTGGTCATGGTGTTCAGCCATGGCTTTCGCAAGCGCGACACCCTGCAATACCCGGAAGAACCGGTCTACCTGCCACCGCGCTACCGTGGCCGCATCGTCCTGACCCGCGACCCCGACGGCGAGGAACGCTGCGTGGCCTGCAACCTGTGCGCCGTGGCCTGCCCGGTGGGCTGCATCTCGCTGCAGAAGGCCGAGACCGACGACGGGCGCTGGTACCCGGAGTTCTTCCGCATCAACTTCTCGCGCTGCATCTTCTGCGGCCTGTGCGAGGAAGCCTGCCCGACCACCGCGATCCAGCTCACCCCCGATTTCGAGATGGGCGAGTTCAAGCGTCAGGATCTGGTGTACGAGAAGGAAGACCTGCTGATCAGCGGCCCCGGCAAGAACCCGGACTACAACTTCTACCGCGTTGCCGGTATGGCCATCGCCGGCAAGCCCAAGGGCGCCGCGCAGAACGAGGCCGAGCCGATCAACGTGAAGAGCCTGCTGCCTTGA